A genomic region of Nymphaea colorata isolate Beijing-Zhang1983 chromosome 2, ASM883128v2, whole genome shotgun sequence contains the following coding sequences:
- the LOC116248394 gene encoding peroxidase 66-like, translating into MGVLPAQSFVKFFVLFLLVGESLANKGKLSVSYYDSTCPQADELVYQAVRKAAMGDQKVPARLLRMFFHDCFIRGCDGSVLLDGNGTEKTAPPNLSLGAFDVIDAAKAKVEDACPRTVSCADILAMAARDAVVLSGGPQWKVLKGRKDGRVSIAEETKELPPPNSTVTKLIQSFAKRGLSVGDLVVLSGAHTLGVSSCTSFSSRINTGNVDPAMDSKFATKLQGECSMLNAASGNTVFLDATAVKFDNNYYKRLTRGKGVLTSDQDLYNDARTRELVNLYGRHKGLFFSEFAASMVRMGNIGVKGEDGEVSLNCRVVN; encoded by the exons ATGGGTGTTCTTCCTGCTCAAAGTTTCGTCAaattctttgttcttttccttcttgttggGGAGAGCCTGGCAAATAAAGGCAAGCTCAGCGTCAGCTACTACGACAGTACGTGCCCTCAAGCTGATGAGCTAGTCTATCAGGCCGTGAGGAAGGCCGCCATGGGCGATCAGAAAGTCCCTGCTCGTCTTCTTCGGATGTTCTTCCATGATTGCTTTATAAGG GGGTGCGATGGGTCGGTGCTCTTGGACGGAAACGGAACGGAGAAAACTGCACCCCCCAACTTGTCCCTTGGTGCTTTCGATGTGATCGATGCGGCGAAGGCGAAGGTGGAAGATGCCTGCCCCCGTACAGTCTCATGTGCAGACATATTGGCCATGGCAGCCAGAGACGCCGTCGTCCTG TCTGGCGGTCCTCAATGGAAGGTGTTGAAGGGAAGAAAAGACGGCAGAGTCTCCATCGCTGAGGAGACTAAAGAGCTCCCTCCACCAAACTCCACCGTCACAAAACTCATCCAAAGCTTTGCCAAGCGAGGACTCTCAGTTGGGGACCTGGTGGTTCTCTCAGGCGCCCACACTTTGGGAGTTTCTAGCTGCACCAGCTTCTCGAGCAGAATCAACACGGGCAACGTGGATCCTGCAATGGACTCGAAGTTTGCCACGAAACTTCAGGGCGAATGCTCCATGCTGAATGCCGCCTCCGGGAACACCGTGTTCCTGGACGCCACGGCGGTCAAGTTCGACAACAACTACTACAAGAGATTGACGAGGGGGAAGGGGGTGCTGACTTCGGACCAGGACCTGTACAATGATGCTAGAACCAGGGAACTGGTGAACCTCTATGGAAGACACAAGGGGCTCTTCTTCTCCGAGTTTGCTGCTTCCATGGTGAGGATGGGGAACATTGGCGTTAAAGGAGAGGATGGAGAAGTGAGTCTGAACTGCAGGGTTGTCAACTGA